A portion of the Paenibacillus hamazuiensis genome contains these proteins:
- the coaW gene encoding type II pantothenate kinase, with protein sequence MLSSNKIGVDAGGTLIKIAYMQDGVLQFEKVPAAEIAQAAKRLRDRFPDADICATGGKSALLQSHLQRPIRSMVEFDATCKGAKFLMERQGIFPDSFVLTNVGTGTSVHYVEKDRHLRVGGIGVGGGTLMGLSYLLTGIRDYEEIIRMSRLGNRKHIDLKVSDIYEGTEPPIPGDLTASNFGKALGLQTGREPEDMLASVIGLVGETITTISVQAAAQSGTSSIVYIGSSFIENDVLENTVANYTRLRGCEPTVLKDGHYSGALGALLS encoded by the coding sequence TTGCTCAGCTCAAATAAAATCGGCGTCGATGCGGGAGGCACCCTCATCAAAATCGCATATATGCAGGACGGCGTGCTGCAATTCGAGAAAGTTCCGGCTGCGGAAATCGCGCAGGCGGCGAAACGGCTTCGGGACCGATTCCCGGATGCCGATATTTGCGCGACCGGCGGGAAAAGCGCACTTCTGCAAAGCCATTTGCAGCGTCCGATCCGGTCGATGGTCGAATTCGACGCAACCTGCAAAGGCGCGAAGTTTCTTATGGAACGTCAGGGGATTTTTCCGGACTCGTTTGTGCTGACGAATGTCGGCACCGGTACGTCCGTTCATTACGTGGAAAAGGACCGGCACCTTCGGGTCGGAGGGATTGGGGTCGGAGGAGGGACGCTGATGGGGCTCTCTTATTTGCTCACCGGCATCCGCGACTATGAGGAAATCATCCGGATGTCGCGCCTCGGAAACCGCAAGCACATCGACCTGAAGGTCAGCGACATTTATGAAGGGACCGAGCCGCCGATTCCGGGCGATTTAACCGCCAGCAATTTCGGCAAAGCGCTCGGGTTGCAGACGGGGAGAGAGCCGGAAGACATGCTGGCATCCGTCATCGGGCTGGTCGGTGAGACGATCACGACGATCAGCGTGCAGGCGGCGGCCCAGAGCGGCACTTCATCCATCGTCTACATAGGTTCTTCTTTTATTGAAAACGACGTACTGGAAAACACTGTGGCGAACTATACCAGGCTCAGAGGGTGCGAACCGACGGTGTTGAAAGACGGCCATTATAGCGGGGCGCTCGGCGCGTTACTGTCATAA
- the zapA gene encoding cell division protein ZapA: MSAEDKIRLTVDIYGSQYKLVGGGSTSPHYMKQVAAHVNDQMHSIAKANARLDSQRIAVLAAVNMADEYFKLQQEFERLQDKLRQEWEQLKAAHAQELAQVRETAAAEVKAEHAVALEALQAEHAAALEAAQAERERLREAHAQELAQQREAAERAQAEHAAALEAAQAERERLREAHAQELAQQREAAERAQAEHAAALEAAQAERERLREAHAQELAQQREAAERAQAEHAAALEAAQAERERLREAHAQELAQQRELLELAEAEHAAALKEVQAEHAAALEAARAERERLREAHAQELAQQREAAERAQAEHAAALEAAQAERERLREAHAQELAQQRELLELAEAEHAAALKEVQAEHAAALEAAQAERERLREAHAQELAQERELLELLQAEHAAALEAMQARHAAALEAERKRLSETHAQELAQQRELLELAEAERAAALEAVQSEQAAALEAAQAERERLSEAHAQELTQQREALESERVHWETAHAQQRQELERLKAAQGKLREERDLLQQELQRLEAAQRQLAQQNEQLDARLAALQKAEQDRDDKERQLQTDYERIAAQNEELDKQLADELERARSQEETMQRLYDQIARLEEDVSQLLDDQEKLQRQLKDEQDRREQAETVARDYEALKVEYEKLQEEFNEWIHLIDEK, from the coding sequence GTGAGCGCAGAAGATAAAATCCGGTTAACCGTCGACATATATGGATCTCAGTACAAGCTGGTCGGGGGCGGCAGCACGAGCCCGCATTACATGAAGCAGGTGGCCGCTCATGTGAACGACCAGATGCACTCGATCGCCAAGGCCAACGCGCGGCTCGATTCCCAGCGAATCGCGGTGCTGGCTGCGGTGAACATGGCCGATGAATATTTCAAGCTTCAGCAGGAGTTCGAACGGCTGCAGGACAAGCTGCGCCAGGAGTGGGAGCAGCTGAAGGCGGCGCATGCGCAGGAGCTTGCGCAGGTACGCGAAACGGCCGCAGCGGAAGTGAAGGCGGAACACGCCGTGGCACTGGAGGCGCTGCAGGCGGAGCACGCGGCGGCGCTGGAAGCGGCGCAAGCGGAGCGGGAGCGGCTGCGCGAAGCGCACGCGCAGGAGCTGGCGCAGCAGCGCGAAGCGGCGGAGCGGGCGCAGGCGGAGCACGCCGCGGCGCTGGAAGCGGCGCAAGCGGAGCGGGAGCGGCTGCGCGAAGCGCACGCGCAGGAGCTGGCGCAGCAGCGCGAGGCGGCGGAGCGAGCGCAGGCGGAGCACGCGGCGGCGCTGGAAGCGGCGCAAGCGGAGCGGGAGCGGCTGCGCGAAGCGCATGCGCAGGAGCTGGCGCAGCAGCGCGAAGCGGCGGAGCGGGCGCAGGCGGAGCACGCGGCGGCGCTGGAAGCGGCGCAAGCGGAGCGGGAGCGGCTGCGTGAAGCGCATGCGCAGGAGCTGGCGCAGCAGCGTGAATTGCTGGAGCTCGCGGAAGCGGAGCATGCGGCGGCGCTGAAGGAAGTGCAGGCGGAGCACGCGGCGGCACTGGAGGCGGCGCGAGCGGAGCGGGAGCGGCTGCGTGAAGCGCATGCGCAGGAGCTGGCGCAGCAGCGCGAAGCGGCGGAGCGAGCGCAGGCGGAGCACGCCGCGGCGCTGGAAGCGGCGCAAGCGGAGCGGGAGCGGCTGCGCGAAGCGCATGCGCAGGAGCTGGCGCAGCAGCGTGAATTGCTGGAGCTCGCGGAAGCGGAGCATGCGGCGGCGCTGAAGGAAGTGCAGGCGGAGCACGCGGCGGCGCTGGAAGCGGCGCAAGCGGAGCGGGAGCGGCTGCGTGAAGCGCATGCGCAGGAGCTGGCGCAGGAACGCGAATTGCTGGAGCTTTTACAAGCGGAGCACGCAGCGGCGCTTGAGGCGATGCAGGCGCGGCACGCCGCTGCACTGGAGGCGGAGAGGAAGCGGCTGAGTGAAACGCACGCACAAGAACTGGCGCAGCAGCGCGAACTGCTGGAGCTCGCGGAAGCGGAACGAGCGGCGGCACTGGAGGCAGTTCAGTCGGAGCAGGCAGCGGCGCTGGAAGCGGCGCAAGCGGAACGGGAGCGGCTGAGCGAAGCGCATGCACAGGAACTGACGCAGCAGCGTGAGGCGCTGGAAAGCGAGCGCGTGCATTGGGAGACCGCGCATGCGCAGCAGCGCCAAGAGCTTGAGCGGCTGAAAGCCGCGCAAGGAAAGCTGCGCGAGGAGCGGGACCTGCTGCAGCAGGAGCTGCAGCGGCTGGAAGCCGCGCAGCGGCAGCTCGCGCAGCAAAACGAGCAGTTGGATGCAAGGCTCGCCGCGCTGCAAAAGGCCGAGCAGGACCGCGACGACAAGGAACGGCAGCTGCAGACCGACTACGAGCGCATTGCCGCACAAAACGAGGAGCTGGACAAGCAGCTGGCGGATGAGCTGGAGCGCGCACGGTCGCAGGAAGAGACGATGCAGCGGCTGTATGACCAAATAGCCCGTTTGGAGGAAGATGTCAGTCAGCTCCTGGACGATCAGGAGAAGCTGCAGCGGCAGCTGAAGGACGAACAGGACAGACGCGAACAGGCCGAAACGGTCGCCCGCGATTACGAGGCGCTGAAGGTGGAGTACGAGAAGCTGCAGGAAGAATTTAACGAATGGATTCATCTCATTGACGAAAAGTAA
- a CDS encoding putative holin-like toxin, with protein sequence MPMDTFQTIMSFLSFGTFILALLTYVDKRK encoded by the coding sequence ATGCCTATGGATACTTTCCAAACGATTATGTCGTTTCTGAGCTTCGGAACGTTTATTCTGGCGCTCTTGACGTACGTCGATAAACGAAAGTAA
- a CDS encoding class I SAM-dependent methyltransferase has protein sequence MDIKQQVQSQFGKNAANYVTSRLHAQGDDLKALVELAQAEGSRGALDIATGGGHVANALAAFIESVTACDLTEAMLEQARKFIAGQGRTNVSFAAGDAESLPFANEAFDLVTCRIAAHHFPDPDAFVREAFRVLAPGGSFLLIDNVAPEENELDEWYNDIEKRRDHSHVRAWKKSEWLARIERSGFRVKQLRVFPKPFEFRGWTERMGLPPEAAAELEKRMVEAPERVRKHFQVEIENGRVHSFQGESILVQARKPL, from the coding sequence ATGGACATTAAGCAGCAAGTGCAAAGCCAGTTCGGGAAAAACGCGGCGAATTACGTAACAAGCCGCCTGCATGCGCAGGGGGACGATTTGAAAGCGCTGGTGGAGCTCGCGCAGGCCGAAGGGAGCCGCGGGGCGCTCGACATAGCGACCGGCGGAGGCCATGTGGCGAATGCGCTCGCCGCATTCATCGAAAGCGTCACCGCTTGCGATTTGACGGAAGCGATGCTGGAGCAGGCGCGGAAGTTTATCGCCGGCCAAGGCCGCACGAACGTCAGCTTTGCGGCGGGAGACGCGGAATCGCTTCCTTTTGCAAATGAGGCTTTCGATCTGGTTACTTGCCGCATAGCCGCACACCATTTTCCGGATCCGGACGCTTTCGTTCGCGAGGCGTTCCGCGTGCTTGCGCCGGGCGGGAGCTTTTTGCTGATCGACAATGTGGCTCCGGAGGAGAACGAACTTGACGAGTGGTACAACGACATCGAGAAGAGACGGGATCACAGCCATGTCCGCGCGTGGAAAAAATCCGAATGGCTCGCGCGTATCGAGCGCAGCGGCTTTAGAGTGAAGCAGCTTCGGGTTTTTCCGAAACCGTTCGAGTTCCGCGGCTGGACGGAGCGGATGGGGCTCCCGCCCGAGGCGGCGGCAGAACTGGAGAAGCGGATGGTGGAGGCGCCGGAGCGGGTGCGGAAGCATTTTCAGGTGGAAATCGAGAACGGGCGTGTCCACAGCTTTCAGGGCGAATCGATTCTCGTGCAGGCGAGAAAACCGTTATAA
- a CDS encoding cupredoxin domain-containing protein translates to MRKVWTLAIAVVVIFALAACGKKEEAAPASAPTGPVQEVKLEASNFQFDKPEYKVKKGQDVKITLENKQGVHGVQIQGINVKLDASKLSQTFKADKEGTYDIICSVPCGSGHVNMKAKLVVES, encoded by the coding sequence ATGAGAAAAGTATGGACATTGGCGATAGCGGTTGTCGTTATATTCGCGCTCGCCGCCTGCGGCAAAAAAGAAGAAGCGGCACCCGCCAGCGCGCCAACAGGACCTGTGCAAGAGGTGAAGCTGGAAGCTTCGAACTTCCAATTCGACAAGCCCGAATATAAAGTGAAAAAGGGGCAGGACGTGAAAATCACGCTGGAAAACAAACAAGGCGTGCACGGGGTGCAAATCCAGGGCATCAACGTGAAGCTGGATGCGAGCAAGCTCAGCCAGACGTTTAAAGCCGACAAGGAAGGCACCTACGACATCATATGTTCTGTTCCTTGCGGTTCGGGACATGTCAACATGAAAGCGAAGCTGGTCGTGGAATCTTAA
- a CDS encoding YheC/YheD family protein translates to MRHVANKWTKFEILLRHDGASKHVPAMRVYSSESLKAMLQQFSFVVAKPFIGTGGHLVVKIERAQGGYFLHYYGSKKRYGTFEGLVAALNRIRKGRQYMVQQGIHLTRIGGRPVDYRVKMVKTGRSWAIRAVVGRLARPGLFVTNICRGGTLMRGRDALRRTFPASLVRSKIATMVGVARTCTFLLESHFPGIGALGYDFGVDRQGRVWILEVNTNPH, encoded by the coding sequence ATGCGACATGTCGCCAATAAATGGACAAAGTTCGAAATCCTGCTCCGCCATGACGGGGCATCGAAGCACGTTCCGGCGATGCGGGTGTACAGCAGCGAGAGCCTGAAGGCGATGCTGCAGCAATTTTCCTTCGTTGTGGCCAAACCGTTTATAGGCACCGGAGGACACCTCGTCGTCAAAATCGAGAGAGCACAAGGCGGATATTTTCTTCATTATTACGGAAGCAAAAAAAGGTACGGCACGTTCGAGGGGTTGGTTGCAGCGTTAAACCGGATCCGCAAAGGCCGTCAGTACATGGTGCAGCAGGGCATCCATTTAACAAGGATCGGCGGCCGGCCGGTGGATTACCGTGTGAAAATGGTCAAAACGGGCCGCTCGTGGGCGATCCGCGCGGTTGTCGGCAGGCTGGCGCGTCCGGGGCTTTTCGTCACCAATATATGCAGAGGAGGTACATTGATGAGAGGGCGGGACGCGCTGCGGCGGACGTTCCCCGCCTCGCTCGTCCGTTCCAAAATCGCCACGATGGTTGGAGTCGCGCGGACCTGCACGTTTTTGCTGGAATCCCACTTTCCGGGAATCGGCGCACTGGGGTATGATTTCGGCGTTGACAGGCAAGGAAGAGTATGGATATTGGAGGTTAATACCAATCCTCATTAA
- a CDS encoding DJ-1/PfpI family protein: MSKKILIVTGDAAEALEVYYPYYRVLEEGYEAVIASPKKKVLRTVVHDFEGWDTYTEKPGYQLESHISFEQVEPAEYDGLIIPGGRAPEYIRLDENIPRIVSRFFEANKPVGAICHAALVLNAVKNNSYFEGRTMTAYTACRPDVENLGARYASETLCVDGNLVSGHAWPDLPGFMREFLRLVKQ; this comes from the coding sequence ATGTCTAAGAAGATCCTGATTGTGACCGGAGATGCGGCTGAGGCGCTGGAAGTGTATTACCCGTATTATCGCGTGCTGGAGGAAGGCTACGAAGCGGTGATCGCTTCCCCGAAGAAAAAAGTGCTCAGGACCGTCGTGCACGACTTCGAAGGCTGGGATACATACACGGAGAAACCCGGCTACCAGCTCGAATCGCACATTTCGTTCGAACAGGTCGAACCTGCGGAATACGACGGCCTCATCATCCCGGGCGGACGGGCGCCGGAATATATCCGCTTGGATGAGAATATTCCCCGTATCGTCAGCCGCTTTTTTGAAGCGAATAAGCCGGTCGGCGCCATCTGCCATGCGGCTCTTGTGCTGAATGCGGTGAAAAATAACAGCTATTTCGAAGGGCGCACGATGACCGCATATACCGCCTGCCGTCCCGACGTGGAAAACCTCGGAGCGCGTTATGCGTCGGAAACGTTGTGCGTCGACGGAAACCTCGTATCGGGTCACGCTTGGCCGGATCTTCCCGGATTCATGAGAGAGTTTCTGCGGCTGGTGAAACAATAA
- the pheS gene encoding phenylalanine--tRNA ligase subunit alpha, with protein sequence MKDKLEALKQEALQELAQVENQQQLNDLRVKYLGKKGPLTEILRGMGALSAEERPIIGQVANDVRAAIESVIEAKQQEYEQAETANRLRAETIDVTLPGRPAATGALHPLTKVIQEIEDIFVGMGYTVAEGPEVEQDYYNFEALNLPKNHPARDMQDSFYITEEILMRTHTSPVQVRTMEKMKGEVPVKIICPGKVYRRDDDDATHSHMFTQIEGLVIDRNIRMSDLKGTLLQFVQEMFGKQTKIRMRPSFFPFTEPSAEVDVSCMMCGGAGCRTCKMTGWLEILGSGMVHPRVLEMAGYDPEVYSGFAFGMGVERIAMLKYGIDDIRHFYTNDLRFLKQFVHL encoded by the coding sequence ATGAAGGACAAGTTGGAAGCATTAAAGCAGGAAGCGCTGCAGGAGCTGGCGCAGGTGGAAAACCAGCAGCAGCTCAATGACCTGAGGGTCAAGTATTTGGGCAAAAAAGGCCCGCTCACCGAAATACTGCGCGGCATGGGGGCGCTCAGCGCCGAGGAGCGGCCGATCATCGGTCAAGTCGCGAACGACGTTCGCGCGGCGATCGAATCCGTCATTGAAGCGAAGCAGCAGGAATACGAGCAGGCGGAAACGGCAAACCGGCTTCGCGCGGAAACGATCGACGTGACGCTGCCCGGCCGTCCGGCTGCAACCGGGGCTCTGCATCCGCTGACGAAAGTGATCCAGGAGATCGAGGATATTTTCGTCGGCATGGGCTATACGGTGGCGGAAGGGCCTGAGGTGGAGCAGGATTATTACAACTTCGAGGCGCTCAATCTGCCGAAAAACCACCCGGCCCGCGACATGCAGGATTCGTTTTACATTACCGAAGAGATCTTGATGCGCACTCATACGTCGCCGGTTCAAGTTCGCACGATGGAGAAAATGAAAGGCGAAGTGCCGGTGAAGATCATTTGCCCGGGCAAAGTGTACCGCCGCGACGACGACGACGCGACGCATTCGCATATGTTCACGCAGATCGAAGGTCTGGTCATCGACCGGAATATCCGGATGAGCGACTTGAAGGGAACGCTGCTGCAGTTCGTGCAGGAGATGTTCGGCAAGCAGACGAAAATCCGCATGCGTCCGAGCTTCTTCCCGTTCACCGAGCCGAGCGCGGAGGTTGACGTGAGCTGCATGATGTGCGGGGGAGCGGGATGCCGCACGTGCAAGATGACGGGCTGGCTGGAAATTCTCGGCTCCGGCATGGTGCATCCGCGGGTGCTCGAGATGGCCGGTTACGACCCGGAAGTATACAGCGGCTTCGCCTTCGGGATGGGCGTCGAGCGGATCGCCATGCTGAAGTACGGCATCGACGATATTCGGCATTTTTACACGAACGACCTTCGTTTCCTGAAGCAGTTCGTTCATTTGTGA
- a CDS encoding MEKHLA domain-containing protein, translating to MQKKGLAESEAHARLLVDSYFRWTGKKLLDIDGAKPLAGQLFEAPIVILSHGTEADPVLNYGNRRALELWEMEWDAFTQTPSRQTAEPMMQAEREVFMRTVSEKGYVDNYTGIRISRTGKRFSINNATVWNLIDGEGRYVGQAAAIARHEYI from the coding sequence ATGCAGAAGAAAGGACTTGCCGAAAGCGAGGCGCATGCACGACTTTTGGTGGACAGCTATTTTAGATGGACGGGGAAAAAATTGCTCGACATAGACGGCGCAAAACCGCTGGCAGGCCAGCTGTTCGAGGCGCCGATCGTCATTTTGTCACACGGCACGGAAGCCGATCCGGTATTGAATTACGGCAACCGCAGGGCGCTGGAGCTGTGGGAAATGGAATGGGATGCCTTTACGCAAACGCCGTCGCGTCAAACGGCGGAGCCGATGATGCAGGCGGAAAGGGAGGTTTTTATGAGAACGGTCAGCGAGAAAGGATATGTCGACAATTATACGGGAATCCGCATTTCGCGGACGGGCAAACGGTTTTCCATCAACAACGCGACGGTCTGGAACTTGATTGACGGCGAAGGCCGTTACGTGGGGCAGGCGGCGGCGATCGCGAGGCATGAGTATATTTAG
- the pheT gene encoding phenylalanine--tRNA ligase subunit beta, with product MKVSYQWLSQYVDVSGYTAAELAEKLTRSGIEVDIVESRNKGVEHVVVGYVKTREKHPDADKLSVCTVDAGQGEDLQIVCGAKNVAAGQKVPVALIGAKLPDGLVIKRAKLRGVESQGMICSAKELGLNDRLLPKEIQEGILVLPEDTQIGQSILEVLAIDDEVLELDLTPNRSDALSMLGAAYEIAAILGCEVKLPDAEAGIGGGAVRAADKISVKITAAEQCSHYAARLIEGVQVGKSPLWMQNRLMAAGIRPINNIVDITNYVMLEYGQPLHAFDADKLANGHIDVRLANAGEKLVTLDDVERTLEPHMLLITDGTKPVAIAGVMGGANSEVTEGTTRILLESAKFDGGSVRKTSRQLGLRSEASLRFEKEVNPEAVIPALNRAASLMAQYAGGQIAEGIVEARTKEHKPVTIAITADRINQYLGTQLSAAQVKDIFARLHFPVEEGADGSLTVHVPSRRGDITRTVDLIEEVARLHGYDNIPTTLMSGVTTPGSLTKEQKIRRIARERMTAAGLHEVVTYTFTDPKLIEEFPGAFKETQPVALAMPMSEEHSTLRTSLIPHLLEVIGYNRNRNMDDVAVFEIGKAFLTQQKALTELPEERLLLSAAITGKRQDMHWTGKAAAVDFYDLKGIFENLVGYLGIEGLTYAAAQPEGYHPGRTAEIRLDGKAIGYIGQLHPAYQKAKDLEDTYVLEVELEPLAANANGSIAYRALPRYPAISRDMALVVDAAVPVADLVAKASEVAGDLLESIQVFDVFTGERLGAGKKSVAFSLVYRTPERTLTDEEVSELHAKAVAALEQTFGAELRK from the coding sequence ATGAAAGTATCTTACCAATGGTTGTCCCAGTATGTGGACGTGAGCGGATATACGGCGGCGGAGCTGGCGGAGAAGCTGACGCGCAGCGGCATTGAAGTGGACATTGTGGAAAGCCGCAACAAAGGCGTGGAACACGTCGTGGTCGGCTATGTAAAAACGCGGGAGAAGCATCCGGACGCCGACAAGCTGAGCGTCTGCACCGTCGATGCCGGGCAAGGCGAGGATTTGCAAATCGTTTGCGGGGCGAAAAATGTAGCGGCCGGGCAAAAGGTGCCCGTCGCGCTGATCGGCGCGAAGCTGCCGGACGGCCTCGTGATCAAACGCGCGAAGCTGCGCGGCGTGGAATCCCAGGGCATGATCTGCTCGGCGAAGGAGCTCGGACTCAATGACAGGCTGCTGCCGAAGGAAATTCAGGAGGGCATCCTCGTGCTGCCGGAGGACACGCAGATCGGGCAAAGCATCCTCGAGGTGCTCGCGATCGACGACGAGGTGCTGGAGCTCGACCTGACGCCGAACCGTTCGGATGCGCTCAGCATGCTCGGCGCGGCTTATGAAATCGCGGCGATTCTCGGCTGCGAGGTGAAGCTGCCTGACGCGGAAGCGGGAATCGGCGGAGGCGCGGTCCGCGCGGCGGATAAAATCAGCGTCAAGATCACGGCGGCGGAGCAATGCTCGCATTACGCGGCGCGGCTGATCGAAGGCGTGCAGGTCGGCAAATCGCCGCTATGGATGCAAAACCGGCTGATGGCGGCAGGCATCCGCCCGATCAACAACATCGTCGACATCACGAACTACGTGATGCTCGAATACGGACAGCCGCTTCATGCGTTCGATGCGGATAAGCTGGCGAACGGCCATATCGACGTTCGTTTGGCGAATGCCGGCGAAAAGCTCGTGACGCTCGACGATGTGGAGCGCACGCTGGAGCCGCATATGCTGCTTATTACCGACGGAACGAAGCCGGTGGCGATCGCCGGTGTGATGGGCGGCGCCAATTCCGAAGTGACGGAAGGCACGACGCGTATTTTGCTCGAATCGGCCAAGTTCGACGGCGGCTCGGTGCGCAAAACGTCCCGCCAGCTCGGGCTTCGCTCGGAAGCGAGCCTGCGCTTCGAGAAGGAAGTGAACCCCGAAGCCGTGATCCCGGCTCTGAACCGGGCTGCATCGCTGATGGCGCAGTATGCGGGAGGTCAGATCGCCGAGGGCATTGTCGAGGCGCGCACGAAAGAGCATAAGCCGGTGACGATCGCGATTACGGCGGACCGGATCAATCAATACCTGGGGACGCAGCTGAGCGCGGCTCAGGTTAAGGATATTTTTGCCAGACTGCATTTCCCGGTGGAAGAAGGCGCAGACGGATCGCTGACTGTTCACGTGCCGAGCCGGCGCGGCGATATTACCCGCACGGTCGATTTGATCGAGGAAGTGGCGAGGCTGCACGGCTACGATAACATTCCGACCACGCTGATGAGCGGAGTGACCACGCCGGGCTCGCTGACGAAGGAGCAGAAAATTCGCCGCATTGCGCGCGAACGGATGACTGCCGCCGGGCTGCACGAAGTGGTGACGTATACGTTCACCGATCCGAAGCTGATCGAGGAGTTCCCGGGCGCGTTCAAAGAGACGCAGCCGGTTGCTTTGGCCATGCCGATGAGCGAGGAGCACAGCACGCTGCGGACCAGCCTCATTCCGCATCTGCTTGAGGTGATCGGCTACAACCGCAATCGGAACATGGACGATGTGGCGGTATTCGAAATCGGCAAAGCATTCTTGACGCAGCAGAAGGCTCTGACGGAGCTACCGGAGGAGCGGCTGCTGTTATCGGCGGCGATCACCGGGAAGCGCCAAGACATGCATTGGACGGGGAAGGCGGCCGCGGTCGATTTTTACGATCTGAAGGGGATCTTTGAAAATCTTGTCGGTTACCTCGGCATCGAAGGACTGACGTATGCTGCGGCCCAGCCGGAAGGCTACCATCCGGGACGGACGGCGGAGATCCGCCTTGACGGCAAGGCGATCGGATATATCGGGCAGCTGCACCCGGCTTACCAGAAGGCCAAAGATTTGGAGGATACCTACGTTCTTGAGGTGGAACTTGAACCGCTCGCCGCGAATGCGAACGGCAGCATCGCTTACCGGGCGCTGCCGCGTTATCCGGCTATCAGCCGCGACATGGCGCTGGTGGTGGATGCAGCTGTGCCGGTGGCGGATTTGGTTGCCAAAGCAAGCGAGGTGGCGGGAGATCTGCTCGAATCGATTCAAGTATTCGACGTGTTCACAGGGGAACGGCTCGGCGCGGGCAAAAAGAGCGTCGCGTTCTCTCTCGTCTATCGGACGCCGGAGCGTACGCTCACCGATGAGGAAGTCAGCGAACTGCATGCGAAAGCGGTCGCCGCTTTAGAGCAAACTTTCGGAGCGGAGCTCAGAAAATAG
- a CDS encoding DNA-3-methyladenine glycosylase: MLMQPLDVSFFQRPTLELAQALLGKLLIKETESGAASGWIVETEAYIGPEDRAAHSFGNRRTPRTEIMFGPAGYAYTYVMHTHCLINVVSGQAGQPEAVLIRAIEPCTGLELMYERRGRDKKKSELANGPGKLTKALGIVKADYGQPLFRKPLFIAEGRTVDSIASGPRVGIDNTGEAKHYPWRFWEKGSLFVSK, encoded by the coding sequence ATGCTTATGCAGCCTCTGGATGTTTCGTTTTTTCAACGGCCTACGCTCGAGCTGGCGCAGGCTTTACTCGGCAAGCTGTTGATCAAGGAAACGGAATCCGGGGCAGCCTCCGGATGGATCGTGGAAACGGAAGCCTACATCGGTCCGGAAGACCGTGCAGCACATAGCTTTGGAAACCGAAGAACTCCAAGGACGGAAATCATGTTCGGTCCGGCCGGTTATGCGTATACTTATGTCATGCATACGCATTGTCTTATCAATGTGGTCAGCGGACAAGCCGGTCAACCGGAGGCTGTTCTCATCAGAGCCATCGAGCCGTGTACCGGACTCGAGCTGATGTACGAACGCCGCGGCCGGGATAAAAAGAAAAGCGAACTTGCCAACGGTCCGGGAAAGCTGACCAAAGCCCTTGGGATCGTAAAAGCGGATTATGGACAACCGCTCTTCAGGAAGCCGCTTTTTATCGCGGAAGGGCGCACCGTAGATTCCATCGCCTCCGGACCCAGGGTTGGCATTGACAATACCGGCGAAGCAAAACATTATCCTTGGCGTTTCTGGGAGAAAGGTAGTCTCTTTGTTTCTAAGTGA
- a CDS encoding CvpA family protein has protein sequence MDIIHALNGLDWAIGVAILAGLALGYSRGLISQLISIAGLFIAYLVASKWYGDVGTWIGKWMTQPTGGTYTQYEFLVKGLNLDVYITNAIAFSILFFGTKLALSIIGRLLNLVASVPGIKSLNQTAGALLGFIEAAVLVVVAVNVLTIVPNDQVQRWLKGSYAAPYVVNEAPIVAEKLHEIWKTR, from the coding sequence ATGGATATCATACATGCGTTGAACGGATTGGATTGGGCGATTGGGGTCGCAATATTGGCGGGCTTGGCTCTCGGGTACTCCCGGGGGCTGATCAGCCAGTTGATCTCGATCGCCGGTTTGTTTATAGCTTATTTGGTGGCGAGCAAGTGGTACGGCGATGTCGGGACCTGGATCGGCAAATGGATGACCCAGCCGACAGGAGGGACTTATACGCAGTACGAATTTCTCGTCAAAGGGCTAAACCTCGACGTATACATAACGAATGCGATCGCGTTTTCGATATTGTTTTTCGGCACCAAGCTGGCGCTTTCCATCATCGGGCGGCTGCTGAATCTGGTCGCATCGGTACCGGGGATCAAATCGTTAAACCAGACAGCCGGCGCTCTGTTAGGTTTTATCGAGGCGGCGGTGCTTGTCGTGGTCGCCGTCAACGTGCTGACGATCGTGCCGAACGATCAGGTGCAGCGGTGGCTGAAGGGGTCCTACGCCGCACCGTATGTGGTCAATGAGGCTCCGATTGTCGCGGAAAAACTTCACGAAATATGGAAAACGCGTTAA